Proteins encoded within one genomic window of Natator depressus isolate rNatDep1 chromosome 1, rNatDep2.hap1, whole genome shotgun sequence:
- the LOC141983029 gene encoding uncharacterized protein LOC141983029 has product MQSSSTEVTMMESQNRKRAPASTEREVWDLIAVWGEESVLSELRSSFRNAKTFVKISQGMKDRGHNRDPEQCRVKLKELRQAYQKTREANGRSVSEPQTCRFYDELHAILGGSATTTPAVLFDSFNGDGGNTEAGFGDEEDDDDDDEVVDSSQQASGETGFPNSEELFLTLDLEPAHPEPTQGCLLDLAGGEGTSAACVSMITGSSPSQRLVKIRKKKKRTRD; this is encoded by the exons atgcagagctcatcaacagaagtgaccatgatggagtcccagaatcgcaaaagagctccagcatcgactgaacgggaggtatgggatctgatcgctgtatggggagaggaatccgtgctatcagaactccgttccagttttcgaaatgccaaaacctttgtcaaaatctcccagggcatgaaggacagaggccataacagggacccagagcagtgccgcgtgaaacttaaggagctgagacaagcctaccagaaaaccagagaggcgaacggccgctccgtgtcagagccccaaacatgccgattctatgatgagctgcatgccattttagggggttcagccaccactaccccagccgtgttgtttgactccttcaatggagatggaggcaacacggaagcaggttttggggacgaagaagatgatgatgatgatgatgaggttgtagatagctcacagcaagcaagtggagaaaccggttttcccaacagcgaggaactgtttctcaccctggacctggagccagcacaccccgaacccacccaaggctgcctcctggacctggcaggcggagaagggacctccg ctgcatgtgtttcaatgatcacaggatcttctccttcccagaggctagtgaagattagaaagaaaaaaaaacgcactcgtgattaa